One window of the Capnocytophaga haemolytica genome contains the following:
- a CDS encoding DUF4249 family protein produces the protein MRRFIYFISISTLLLSCEDVIDLDLDTAEKELVIDARIDWQKGESIAYPVVDLSYTTSYFGKENSPAIADATITLKTASTTHTLTLWDGTSTLTSEIGTLKGGSRYVLASGITPKIGETYELSIKVNNKEYHAKAKMLEAPVIDPKRIVQKENSGLAGDQIELKVYFDGIDDKVANAYLVHLENPQDTKQNRYGTLDNNYIANNKFYFTTFAVFSDLKAGDKVDFTLYRISPEYKEYINFVLRDMRGGGSFTIPARFHGNIINTANPKDNPLGAFRVSQYSKLTYTIK, from the coding sequence ATGAGAAGATTTATTTATTTCATAAGTATAAGTACCCTCCTCCTTTCCTGTGAGGACGTCATTGATTTAGACCTTGATACAGCTGAAAAAGAACTGGTGATTGATGCTCGCATTGATTGGCAAAAGGGCGAGTCAATAGCCTACCCAGTGGTAGATTTGAGCTATACAACTTCGTATTTTGGCAAAGAAAACTCTCCTGCAATTGCTGACGCGACTATCACCCTAAAAACAGCAAGTACTACCCATACCCTCACTCTGTGGGATGGCACTAGCACGCTTACCTCTGAGATTGGCACATTGAAAGGCGGTAGCCGTTATGTGCTTGCCTCTGGGATTACCCCTAAAATAGGAGAAACTTACGAACTCAGCATCAAAGTAAACAACAAAGAGTACCACGCTAAGGCTAAGATGCTCGAAGCTCCTGTGATTGACCCCAAACGCATTGTACAGAAAGAAAATAGCGGTTTGGCGGGCGACCAAATAGAGCTAAAAGTGTACTTCGACGGAATTGATGATAAAGTAGCCAATGCCTACTTAGTACACCTTGAAAATCCACAGGATACGAAGCAAAATCGCTATGGTACTTTAGATAATAACTACATTGCTAACAACAAGTTTTACTTCACTACTTTTGCTGTTTTCTCTGACTTAAAGGCAGGGGATAAAGTAGACTTCACTTTATACCGTATCAGCCCTGAATACAAGGAGTATATCAATTTTGTGCTCAGAGATATGCGTGGAGGAGGCAGCTTTACCATTCCTGCGCGCTTTCACGGCAATATCATCAACACAGCCAACCCTAAGGATAACCCACTGGGAGCATTTCGTGTAAGTCAGTACTCCAAACTAACCTATACAATTAAATAA
- a CDS encoding TonB-dependent receptor — MFKNCLLYLLILCMSTAFAQRKYTLSGLITDASNGEKLLGVNLIVKELTTGTASNEYGFYSITLPEGKYTISVEYIGYGTIKEEITLQGNIRKNFSLKPEDIVLSAVEVTGHSTSQKTEVRKPEMSVTAIPIATIKKLPVLVGEVDIVKTLMQMPGVSNAGEASSGFNVRGGAADQNLVLLDEATIFNASHLFGFLSVFNADAIRDMKLYKGGIPARYGGRISSVLDVYQKEGNKNTFAGTGGIGVLSSRLLLEGPLVKEKASFLIGGRASYAHLFLKLTDNQNSAYFYDLNTKLSYQLGQNDALYLSAYFGRDHFKLSDNLTNAYGNMFANLRWNHVFSQQLFGNLSAIYSNYDYRFDFNMLDMRWNSGIENFNLKYDFKHYLSERFKLGYGMQLLQYIFKPGEIIPTSPSSTIKEKRLANKYALENSFYIDAEHKLTKALSLSYGLRFSSFYHLGKETVNVYQNNSPVLFNTARQVYYKAEPIGTKYYKSGKIMDLFSYFEPRFTAAYAFSDTKSIKASYARTVQYIHLISNTTSPTPLDVWTPSGEFIDPQLAHQYALGYASNFHDDDYSLEVEGYYKTVDNRLDYIDGADLIANEAIERVLLKGHSKAYGLEVLLRKNTGKLTGWIAYTLSTSQMQTPGRTPEESGINNGDWYNTTYDKPHDLSISATYAASPKWTFGAIFNLQSGLPTNYPVGKYNYLGESVAVYSKRNEYRLPTYHRLDLSATYTPQRQNKRWKSEWTFGIYNVYNRKNAVSVSFRENKDTHANEAVRLSIFGIIPSVTYNFSF; from the coding sequence ATGTTTAAAAATTGTCTTTTATACCTACTCATCCTGTGTATGAGTACAGCTTTTGCACAGCGTAAATACACTTTAAGTGGTTTAATTACCGATGCCTCAAATGGAGAGAAACTCTTAGGGGTAAACCTTATTGTAAAGGAGCTTACCACTGGTACAGCTTCAAATGAATACGGTTTTTACTCCATCACTCTACCCGAGGGAAAATATACTATTTCAGTGGAATATATTGGTTATGGTACCATCAAAGAAGAGATTACTCTACAAGGAAATATCCGCAAGAATTTCTCATTGAAACCAGAAGATATCGTACTATCAGCCGTAGAAGTTACAGGGCATAGTACTTCACAGAAAACGGAAGTACGAAAGCCTGAGATGAGCGTTACAGCTATACCTATTGCTACCATCAAAAAACTACCTGTATTGGTTGGTGAGGTGGACATCGTCAAAACGCTGATGCAGATGCCTGGCGTGAGTAATGCTGGTGAGGCTTCCTCAGGATTCAATGTGAGAGGAGGTGCTGCCGATCAGAATTTAGTGCTTCTTGATGAAGCAACGATTTTCAATGCATCACATCTCTTTGGTTTTTTGAGCGTCTTCAACGCTGATGCTATACGTGATATGAAGCTATACAAAGGAGGGATTCCAGCACGCTACGGAGGGCGTATTTCATCCGTATTAGATGTGTATCAAAAAGAAGGTAATAAGAATACTTTTGCTGGGACAGGAGGTATTGGAGTGCTCTCATCGCGTCTGTTATTAGAAGGACCTTTAGTGAAGGAAAAAGCCTCTTTCCTCATTGGAGGGCGTGCCTCTTATGCCCATCTGTTCTTAAAACTAACAGACAATCAAAACTCTGCTTATTTCTATGATTTGAACACCAAACTCTCGTATCAATTAGGGCAAAACGATGCACTCTATCTCTCAGCTTATTTTGGTCGTGACCATTTTAAGCTAAGTGATAACCTCACAAATGCCTATGGAAATATGTTTGCCAATCTGAGATGGAACCACGTTTTCAGCCAGCAGCTCTTCGGCAATCTCTCTGCTATTTATAGTAATTATGACTATCGTTTTGACTTCAATATGCTGGATATGCGCTGGAACTCAGGTATTGAGAATTTCAACCTTAAATATGATTTCAAGCACTATCTCTCTGAGCGTTTTAAGTTAGGATACGGGATGCAGCTATTGCAATACATTTTCAAACCTGGAGAAATCATCCCTACTTCTCCTTCCTCCACTATTAAAGAAAAACGATTAGCTAATAAATACGCCTTAGAGAATTCGTTTTATATTGATGCCGAGCACAAGCTCACCAAGGCGTTATCCCTCTCGTATGGGCTACGTTTCAGCTCCTTCTACCACTTGGGGAAGGAAACAGTGAATGTATATCAGAACAACAGCCCTGTACTGTTCAACACAGCCCGACAAGTATACTACAAAGCTGAACCTATAGGCACAAAGTACTACAAAAGCGGTAAGATTATGGATCTATTCAGCTATTTTGAACCTCGCTTCACCGCTGCTTATGCCTTTTCGGATACAAAGTCTATCAAAGCCAGCTACGCGCGTACAGTGCAGTATATACACCTGATTTCCAACACTACTTCCCCTACTCCATTAGATGTATGGACACCAAGTGGTGAGTTTATCGACCCACAGTTAGCCCATCAGTACGCCTTAGGCTATGCTTCTAACTTCCACGATGATGATTACAGCTTAGAAGTCGAGGGCTATTACAAAACCGTCGATAACCGATTAGACTACATCGACGGGGCAGACCTAATTGCCAACGAAGCCATTGAGAGAGTACTCCTCAAAGGACATAGCAAGGCTTATGGGCTGGAAGTGTTGCTACGTAAGAACACAGGTAAACTCACCGGTTGGATCGCTTACACACTCTCCACATCACAGATGCAAACTCCAGGTCGTACCCCTGAAGAAAGCGGAATCAACAATGGCGATTGGTATAACACTACTTACGACAAGCCACACGATCTATCTATCTCAGCTACTTATGCTGCCTCACCCAAGTGGACTTTCGGAGCTATCTTCAACCTACAATCAGGCTTACCAACAAACTACCCCGTGGGAAAATATAACTACTTAGGCGAATCCGTAGCCGTATACAGCAAGCGCAATGAATATCGCTTACCTACTTATCACCGCTTAGACCTTTCGGCTACCTACACTCCTCAAAGGCAAAACAAACGTTGGAAAAGCGAATGGACTTTTGGCATTTACAACGTCTACAACCGCAAAAATGCCGTGTCCGTATCTTTCCGCGAAAACAAAGATACCCACGCTAACGAGGCAGTACGACTTTCTATCTTTGGGATCATCCCCAGTGTAACCTATAATTTTAGTTTTTAG
- a CDS encoding PorP/SprF family type IX secretion system membrane protein yields the protein MKKFLIIFSLIASGVSAQSVAPSYVFYNQQQSLVNPAAVGTERGHTISVNIRNQWRGMTEAPQTQTLLTTHRLSERVGLGFSIASNEVFIQKQRMIRLDFSYAIPISLTSRLVAGIKGGGDLFDIDANQAYYYNNQYNTFYNGYRLHPTEYLYNPYLENVSGRFQPNVGTGLYYEHPDFYIGFSVPNMLASDDVRMDGDKMTAVSAQMRFYTLAGMYLRPTPDFTVKPMVQARFAQGEKPNIDMTLAGNFLDRAELGLTFRTEKAFNAYVFFDIPRYYLRVGYGFETYFQTHLNLQSRSSHEFLVQFKWLSYSQQQRSTYYDD from the coding sequence ATGAAGAAGTTTCTTATCATATTCAGTTTGATAGCCTCAGGGGTGAGTGCCCAGAGTGTGGCGCCTTCTTATGTTTTCTATAACCAACAGCAGAGTTTGGTAAACCCAGCAGCAGTGGGCACAGAGCGCGGGCATACTATTTCGGTGAATATCCGTAACCAGTGGCGTGGAATGACCGAAGCTCCACAGACGCAGACGCTGCTCACTACGCATCGCCTTAGTGAAAGGGTAGGGCTGGGATTTTCAATTGCGAGCAACGAGGTGTTTATACAGAAGCAACGTATGATACGGCTCGATTTCTCGTATGCAATCCCTATATCGCTTACCTCAAGATTGGTAGCTGGGATAAAGGGCGGGGGCGACCTCTTTGATATTGATGCGAATCAGGCGTATTACTATAACAATCAGTATAATACGTTCTATAATGGCTATCGCTTGCACCCTACGGAGTATCTCTACAATCCTTATTTGGAGAATGTCTCGGGGCGCTTTCAGCCAAATGTAGGCACAGGCTTGTATTACGAGCATCCTGATTTCTACATAGGTTTTTCAGTGCCTAATATGCTTGCCTCTGATGATGTGCGTATGGATGGTGATAAGATGACCGCAGTATCAGCACAGATGCGCTTTTACACTTTGGCGGGGATGTATCTGCGTCCGACACCTGATTTTACTGTAAAACCAATGGTGCAGGCACGCTTTGCTCAGGGTGAGAAGCCTAATATTGATATGACTTTGGCTGGCAACTTCTTAGACCGTGCAGAGCTTGGGCTTACTTTTCGTACTGAGAAAGCCTTTAATGCGTATGTATTTTTTGATATACCGAGGTATTACCTACGTGTAGGCTACGGCTTTGAGACGTATTTCCAGACGCATCTCAACCTACAATCGCGCTCTTCACACGAGTTCTTAGTGCAGTTTAAGTGGCTGTCGTACTCACAACAACAGCGCAGCACTTACTATGATGATTAA